TAAGTTGGTGTTATGAGACAATCCGTGAGATGGTGTCTATGAGATGACAAATTCTCCACATGTAAAGAAATTATCAGTTTGTATCATACCTGAAAATTGTAGTTCAGAACTAGCTATAGCAATAATTTCTCTTTCAATCAAGAATAACATTTCTGTAGTATAATATTTATCGCCATTCATACATACATAAGAATTAACAGTCACTAAGCTCAGTAATTTCTAGCGAAAAGAGACATTTTCTTCAGCGCCATATTGGCATAAAATAAAGAACAACTCCGGAATGCTGGACAACAATGATGCATTACACTGACATAACTACAActttgataattatattatgtaAACGTATACTTCAAAAAGTCCAAAATTTAGCACATTGTGAAGTGAGATGGTTGAAGAACTCTTGCAAGTTGCAGAACTAAATGAACATAGCTCCTCCACCAACACCACTTAACCCATCCATGACGGCAAATCGCATGTCCTCAGTTGGTTTCCAATGCCGTTTTCTCTGATTGATGAACCAATTATTTATCTGCTTTTGGTCCAGTCCAGTCACTTCTGATAACTTCACCTTCTCCTCCTCCTGTATCATTCATAAACTTTCAAACAATTCATACCACTAAATCATGCAATTCCTGTAACTTATATCCACCATATGTTCATCAAAATAGTAActaattgttctttttatttatttttccatggGAGCTTTCAGTGCATTACAGCATTGTAGTCTAAACATGcatttttaatctgttttgcTGTCCAAAATGGGAAACCCAATCAGATTAACATGATGATGTGTAGAAGCTAGAACAAGTTAAAAAGGGTAGGAGTAAGGACTGAAACAAGAAATTTCGTAATGTAACGAGGTACATGAACCAAACAGGTAAATGAACTATTATTTCTGTAATTTAAAATAGTACCTATGCTTGCTCAATTATAGACAAGTGACTTTGTGCGACCGGTCATAAAATTTCATGCATGTTATAGAGTTAGATAAGTAAAAGTGACAGAAAGACATGGTTCAGATGAACAAGTACTGAAAAAGGCTACTATCCAATTCCCCAAAATCATTCCATCCCATTTTCTGAAGCAAGCAGcataaaagataagaaaaggCTAATATACgataaaagataagaaaaggCGTAAATCAAGATTAAGAATTGGATGAAGACATAAATTTGGACTGATAGATGATGGAAATTACCGTAGGATATGGCCATCGATGATGGGTGTTCCACCAGTCCATGAGTGCCATCTTTGAATCCTTTGGTAGCTTACCCTTTTTTCTTCGTTTCAGAAATTCCTTTCTCAAAGTGCTAAAATGGCCACTGTATTTGCGAAGGAGCATCTCCTTGAGATTTTGATCACCTGGGCAACTTAAAGAAGAAGATATACGaccttcaacttcttccatctCTCCACAACTTAATTCTTCCTCTGATGCCCCACCACCTACTTCATCtcacaaattaaattcaaatgaCTTTTCTCATTCACAACACATACAACTATATATTGCTGAAGAGAACATACCGTTGTTCAAAGAGATGACCATGTACGTATAAACCCTATTATTATTAGATGCTAAAGTAATGCTTTAACCTCTTTCGCTAGAATACAACTCCAACTCCACTTGGTTACCCTAAAAAATACTTCATTTTCAAGCAAAATCGCAATTCTCTCTTCATGGATATCTACTACTTCTATTTATCTATCTTTACCTAAATagatacatataaatatatctatTCTTTGGTCTCTCTTTGATACGTTCATCTATATAATCAAAAATTTCTTCATCTTTAGTGCGTATTACTTTATTCAAATCTTTTaatgttcttttttattattacatacTTATATAGCTTACATTTTCCATCCTTTATCTTAAGATCtcgataaaaaaattataagaaaaatactaaaaaaaatttgttactGTTAGAAACTTTACTCATCTCGTTTCAAATTAGCTTCTTGAACAGCATTTTCATTTAACCTACAAGATCTCTTATCTCTCAATCTAAAATCTTTTACTGTGTTTTAATATAGCAAGGTTGTAATGAGGGAACAAAACAACCAAATGGTATGGACAGAAGATAGTGTGCTCAGAAAGAacgtgaatttttttatttcattgcaGAATCAAACATATTTGTGTGGAGATTGTTTGATTACAACATGCggaatataacataataatatataaggaGTGAGTTTGGACAAGTTTCTTCCTAATTTTTTACAGAAAATATGGGTTTCGTTCTACACTAAACTTAGTTTATAcacattaaaaataagtataaaagttACATGAAAAAGCTTTTACAGAATGATTCACTCACATGTTTTAACTTGTGAGTaaactcttcttttttttttctttttttttaaagaatatgaaaaaacctttacaatttttttttcttttacttttcaacTGTTTCTTCTCTATTCTTCCTTAGCCAAAAAACTAATTTGTATGCttcttttcacatttttcttctctttttctgaTTCTCAAAATACTTATTTTCAAAGCTTAAATATCACCGTCATATTTTGTATTGTGGAACTTCCTATTTCAGATGCTAATAATAGCAAACTAAGGATCAAAACCCTATGTTATGTAATACCCCGGAATCACTTTATAATATTCAAACTACTTATAGTAAGAATtccttaaaaattaaatgtgaccttgaaatttcagttttataaaatttcagtGAGATTAAATACTCATCTCACTTTGTGAAACATTTTCTGTGTATTTTTCTATGAATTACATATAATCCCACAAAATATTCACGAAAAAATTCACACAGGATACGAAAATTTTTAAGTCTAGtaaaatacttataattttcgaaaaaaataatgtcattcaaaaatcaataatagattctcatttttctataataatatctaaataaaataaaataatctttctattaaattaaaattaactacaTCATATACAGATTAAaggtaaaagttaaaaaagaatttatataagtatgtatataaattttttttgaagaaattagAGTGCTGAAAgtatgtatataaaattaatttatagactGCAAGCCATCTATAGATTGGTAGCTGTGAATTATGAAATGCCTTGAATAACTCCACCGTTGTTTtccaaaactaataataaatatatgcgATACAGATGACACTTTTATAGaactattatttttctcttatatcTCTCTAAATGGCATCATTCATCAGATCTTACCGTTGCAAAAATGAAATTTGTCTTCTTTCGTGAGATGAGTATAGTAAGTTCTCTTTTAGCATGTCTGAATTAGCAGTGGGAGCGGGGAGTGGATGTGTTCAAATTAAACACTTCTGACTCTATCTTTAACGTACAAAAAGGGACCATCTATGTTCAGACTTCAgaataatcaataataacaacTTAGAACAAAGAAAGATAACGGAGTCAAATCCACAATACACTAGGCTCCTTAATCTAGCTATTTGTTAGTTTTTGAGAATTATAGAGTTTCATCCATGACTCAGCAGTCACACTGATACCATTAACCAAGCACACAACACAGCACAAAGGAATAAGCATGAAAATGAATGGAGTATTTACCGGAGCGGTTGTTATCGGGTGACTTTATCAGTGTTCCATTACAAAGGTTGCTCAGTTGTGATTCCATGTTTCCCAAAAACAAAGT
This sequence is a window from Vigna angularis cultivar LongXiaoDou No.4 chromosome 2, ASM1680809v1, whole genome shotgun sequence. Protein-coding genes within it:
- the LOC108327080 gene encoding homeobox protein knotted-1-like 10 isoform X2 is translated as MEAVYRLKPLLPCVEDVLRVGNAAVTTTSDMRLGTTANCYLQLEAPEPNVTELDMTDRMVKIQIADHPLYPDLLSAYIECRKVGAPPELACLLEEIGRESHRMNVRREKGDGSELDQFMETYCEVLHRYKEELSRPFNEATLFLGNMESQLSNLCNGTLIKSPDNNRSVGGGASEEELSCGEMEEVEGRISSSLSCPGDQNLKEMLLRKYSGHFSTLRKEFLKRRKKGKLPKDSKMALMDWWNTHHRWPYPTEEEKVKLSEVTGLDQKQINNWFINQRKRHWKPTEDMRFAVMDGLSGVGGGAMFI
- the LOC108327080 gene encoding homeobox protein knotted-1-like 1 isoform X1; this encodes MEAVYRLKPLLPCVEDVLRVGNAAVTTTSDMRLGTTANCYLQLEAPEPNVTELDMTDRMVKIQIADHPLYPDLLSAYIECRKVGAPPELACLLEEIGRESHRMNVRREKGDGSELDQFMETYCEVLHRYKEELSRPFNEATLFLGNMESQLSNLCNGTLIKSPDNNRSDEVGGGASEEELSCGEMEEVEGRISSSLSCPGDQNLKEMLLRKYSGHFSTLRKEFLKRRKKGKLPKDSKMALMDWWNTHHRWPYPTEEEKVKLSEVTGLDQKQINNWFINQRKRHWKPTEDMRFAVMDGLSGVGGGAMFI
- the LOC108327080 gene encoding homeobox protein knotted-1-like 10 isoform X3, translating into MEAVYRLKPLLPCVEDVLRVGNAAVTTTSDMRLGTTANCYLQLEAPEPNVTELDMTDRMVKIQIADHPLYPDLLSAYIECRKVGAPPELACLLEEIGRESHRMNVRREKGDGSELDQFMETYCEVLHRYKEELSRPFNEATLFLGNMESQLSNLCNGTLIKSPDNNRSGGGASEEELSCGEMEEVEGRISSSLSCPGDQNLKEMLLRKYSGHFSTLRKEFLKRRKKGKLPKDSKMALMDWWNTHHRWPYPTEEEKVKLSEVTGLDQKQINNWFINQRKRHWKPTEDMRFAVMDGLSGVGGGAMFI